From a single Staphylococcus epidermidis genomic region:
- a CDS encoding 5'-3' exonuclease: protein MPQRVLLVDGMALLFRHFYATSLHNQFMYNSKGIPTNGIQGFVRHIFSAIKEIEPTHVAVCWDMGQETFRNEMYDGYKQNRPAPPDELIPQFDYVKEISHQFGFVNVGKRNYEADDIIGSLAETYSQEHEVYIITGDRDLLQCINHNVEVWLIKKGFTIYQRYTLDRFIDEYGLNPQQLIDVKAFMGDTADGYSGVKGIGEKTAIKLIQNHGTVENVVNNLSSLTPAQQKKITNNLNHLHLSKSLAEIYTKVPIETDKLFKEMTYAHTLNEILSICNEHELYVSSKYIATHL, encoded by the coding sequence ATGCCTCAAAGAGTATTGCTCGTTGATGGAATGGCTTTATTATTTAGACATTTTTATGCAACAAGCTTACACAATCAATTTATGTACAATTCTAAAGGAATTCCTACAAATGGTATTCAAGGTTTTGTAAGACATATTTTTAGCGCTATCAAGGAAATCGAACCTACTCACGTAGCAGTTTGTTGGGATATGGGGCAAGAAACATTCAGAAATGAAATGTATGATGGCTATAAACAAAATCGCCCAGCACCTCCTGATGAACTTATTCCTCAATTCGATTATGTTAAAGAAATATCCCATCAGTTTGGTTTTGTAAATGTTGGTAAGCGTAATTATGAAGCTGATGATATTATTGGCAGTTTAGCGGAAACATATTCACAAGAACATGAAGTTTATATCATTACCGGAGACCGAGACTTACTCCAATGCATTAATCATAATGTAGAAGTTTGGCTTATAAAAAAAGGTTTTACAATCTATCAACGTTACACGCTTGATCGTTTCATTGATGAATACGGGCTTAATCCTCAACAATTAATAGATGTTAAAGCTTTTATGGGTGATACAGCAGATGGCTATTCTGGTGTAAAAGGGATAGGTGAAAAAACAGCAATTAAATTAATTCAAAATCATGGAACTGTCGAAAATGTAGTGAACAATTTATCATCATTAACTCCCGCTCAACAGAAAAAAATAACAAATAATTTAAATCATCTGCATTTATCAAAATCACTCGCAGAAATATATACCAAAGTTCCAATTGAAACAGACAAACTTTTTAAAGAGATGACATATGCTCATACACTAAATGAGATTTTATCCATTTGTAATGAACATGAACTATACGTTTCAAGTAAATATATTGCAACTCACCTCTAA